From Triticum aestivum cultivar Chinese Spring chromosome 4A, IWGSC CS RefSeq v2.1, whole genome shotgun sequence, a single genomic window includes:
- the LOC123086926 gene encoding serine hydroxymethyltransferase 1, mitochondrial isoform X1: MAMATALRKLSARGQPLSRLTPLYSMASLPATEERSAVTVCSMRPLLPVRLSVCLFVARAYLVCLVQWPKQLNAPLEEVDPEIADIIELEKARQWKGLELIPSENFTSLSVMQAVGSVMTNKYSEGYPGARYYGGNEYIDMAETLCQKRALEAFNLDPEKWGVNVQPLSGSPANFHVYTALLKPHDRIMALDLPHGGHLSHGYQTDTKKISAVSIFFETMPYRLDESTGLIDYDQLEKSAVLFRPKLIVAGASAYARLYDYNRMRKICDKQKAVLLADMAHISGLVAAGVIPSPFEYADVVTTTTHKSLRGPRGAMIFFRKGVKEINKQGKEVKYDFEDKINAAVFPGLQGGPHNHTITGLAVALKQATTQEYRAYQEQVMSNSARFAESLTSKGYDIVSGGTDNHLVLVNLKKKGIDGSRVEKVLENVHIAANKNTVPGDVSAMVPGGIRMGTPALTSRGFVEEDFAKVADFFDSAVNLALKVKAAAAGTKLKDFVATLQSDSNIQAEIAKLRHDVEEYAKQFPTIGFEKETMKYKN, encoded by the exons ATGGCCATGGCGACGGCGCTCCGCAAGCTCTCCGCCCGCGGCCAGCCCCTCTCCCGCCTCACGCCGCTCTACTCCATG GCGTCCCTGCCGGCGACGGAGGAGAGATCCGCAGTCACCGTATGTTCGATGCGCCCATTGCTCCCTGTCCGTTTGTCTGTCTGTTTGTTTGTTGCCCGTGCTTATCTTGTTTGTTTGGTGCAGTGGCCCAAGCAGTTGAACGCgccgctggaggaggtcgacccCGAGATTGCCGACATCATCGAGCTCGAGAAGGCCCGCCAATGGAAG GGGCTGGAGCTCATCCCGTCGGAGAACTTCACCTCCCTCTCGGTGATGCAGGCGGTGGGATCCGTCATGACAAACAAGTACAGCGAGGGGTACCCCGGCGCGAGATACTACGGTGGAAACGA ATACATTGATATGGCCGAGACGCTGTGTCAGAAACGTGCTTTGGAGGCCTTCAATTTGGACCCGGAGAAGTGGGGAG TGAATGTGCAACCTCTATCGGGTTCACCTGCCAACTTCCATGTATACACTGCTCTGCTGAAGCCACATGACAGAATTATGGCTCTGGATCTTCCTCACGGTGGACATCTTTCCCATGGTTACCAG ACTGACACAAAGAAAATCTCAGCAGTTTCAATATTCTTTGAGACAATGCCTTACAGACTGGATGAAAGCACTGGCTTGATTGATTATGACCag TTGGAGAAAAGTGCCGTTCTGTTTAGGCCAAAGTTGATTGTTGCTGGTGCTAGTGCATATGCCCGCCTTTATGATTATAACCGCATGCGGAAG ATCTGTGACAAGCAGAAGGCAGTTCTTCTCGCAGACATGGCACATATCAGTGGGCTAGTTGCTGCTGGTGTCATTCCGTCTCCTTTTGAGTATGCAGATGTGGTGACTACCACTACCCACAAGTCACTCCGTGGTCCACGTGGAGCCATGATCTTTTTCCGGAAGGGGGTGAAAGAAATAAACAAACAAGGGAAGGAG GTTAAGTATGATTTTGAGGACAAAATCAATGCAGCTGTCTTCCCAGGTCTGCAAGGTGGACCCCATAACCATACTATTACTGGCCTTGCCGTTGCGCTTAAGCAG GCAACTACTCAGGAGTACAGAGCTTATCAAGAGCAAGTTATGAGTAACTCTGCTAGATTTGCTGAG AGCTTAACTTCAAAAGGCTACGACATTGTCTCTGGTGGGACTGATAACCATTTAGTTTTGGTGAACCTCAAGAAAAAG GGAATAGATGGTTCACGAGTGGAGAAGGTTTTAGAAAATGTGCATATTGcagcaaacaagaacacagttcCTGGTGATGTTTCAGCTATGGTACCCGGAGGCATCAGGATGG GAACCCCCGCGCTTACATCAAGAGGATTTGTTGAGGAGGACTTCGCCAAGGTTGCCGACTTCTTCGATTCGGCAGTGAACTTGGCTTTGAAGGTTAAAGCTGCAGCAGCAG GTACCAAACTGAAGGACTTCGTTGCCACTTTGCAATCCGACAGCAACATCCAAGCTGAAATTGCAAAGCTTCGCCACGATGTGGAGGAATATGCGAAACAATTCCCAACAATTGGATTCGAGAAAGAGACCATGAAGTACAAGAACTAA
- the LOC123086926 gene encoding serine hydroxymethyltransferase 1, mitochondrial isoform X2: MAMATALRKLSARGQPLSRLTPLYSMASLPATEERSAVTWPKQLNAPLEEVDPEIADIIELEKARQWKGLELIPSENFTSLSVMQAVGSVMTNKYSEGYPGARYYGGNEYIDMAETLCQKRALEAFNLDPEKWGVNVQPLSGSPANFHVYTALLKPHDRIMALDLPHGGHLSHGYQTDTKKISAVSIFFETMPYRLDESTGLIDYDQLEKSAVLFRPKLIVAGASAYARLYDYNRMRKICDKQKAVLLADMAHISGLVAAGVIPSPFEYADVVTTTTHKSLRGPRGAMIFFRKGVKEINKQGKEVKYDFEDKINAAVFPGLQGGPHNHTITGLAVALKQATTQEYRAYQEQVMSNSARFAESLTSKGYDIVSGGTDNHLVLVNLKKKGIDGSRVEKVLENVHIAANKNTVPGDVSAMVPGGIRMGTPALTSRGFVEEDFAKVADFFDSAVNLALKVKAAAAGTKLKDFVATLQSDSNIQAEIAKLRHDVEEYAKQFPTIGFEKETMKYKN; this comes from the exons ATGGCCATGGCGACGGCGCTCCGCAAGCTCTCCGCCCGCGGCCAGCCCCTCTCCCGCCTCACGCCGCTCTACTCCATG GCGTCCCTGCCGGCGACGGAGGAGAGATCCGCAGTCACC TGGCCCAAGCAGTTGAACGCgccgctggaggaggtcgacccCGAGATTGCCGACATCATCGAGCTCGAGAAGGCCCGCCAATGGAAG GGGCTGGAGCTCATCCCGTCGGAGAACTTCACCTCCCTCTCGGTGATGCAGGCGGTGGGATCCGTCATGACAAACAAGTACAGCGAGGGGTACCCCGGCGCGAGATACTACGGTGGAAACGA ATACATTGATATGGCCGAGACGCTGTGTCAGAAACGTGCTTTGGAGGCCTTCAATTTGGACCCGGAGAAGTGGGGAG TGAATGTGCAACCTCTATCGGGTTCACCTGCCAACTTCCATGTATACACTGCTCTGCTGAAGCCACATGACAGAATTATGGCTCTGGATCTTCCTCACGGTGGACATCTTTCCCATGGTTACCAG ACTGACACAAAGAAAATCTCAGCAGTTTCAATATTCTTTGAGACAATGCCTTACAGACTGGATGAAAGCACTGGCTTGATTGATTATGACCag TTGGAGAAAAGTGCCGTTCTGTTTAGGCCAAAGTTGATTGTTGCTGGTGCTAGTGCATATGCCCGCCTTTATGATTATAACCGCATGCGGAAG ATCTGTGACAAGCAGAAGGCAGTTCTTCTCGCAGACATGGCACATATCAGTGGGCTAGTTGCTGCTGGTGTCATTCCGTCTCCTTTTGAGTATGCAGATGTGGTGACTACCACTACCCACAAGTCACTCCGTGGTCCACGTGGAGCCATGATCTTTTTCCGGAAGGGGGTGAAAGAAATAAACAAACAAGGGAAGGAG GTTAAGTATGATTTTGAGGACAAAATCAATGCAGCTGTCTTCCCAGGTCTGCAAGGTGGACCCCATAACCATACTATTACTGGCCTTGCCGTTGCGCTTAAGCAG GCAACTACTCAGGAGTACAGAGCTTATCAAGAGCAAGTTATGAGTAACTCTGCTAGATTTGCTGAG AGCTTAACTTCAAAAGGCTACGACATTGTCTCTGGTGGGACTGATAACCATTTAGTTTTGGTGAACCTCAAGAAAAAG GGAATAGATGGTTCACGAGTGGAGAAGGTTTTAGAAAATGTGCATATTGcagcaaacaagaacacagttcCTGGTGATGTTTCAGCTATGGTACCCGGAGGCATCAGGATGG GAACCCCCGCGCTTACATCAAGAGGATTTGTTGAGGAGGACTTCGCCAAGGTTGCCGACTTCTTCGATTCGGCAGTGAACTTGGCTTTGAAGGTTAAAGCTGCAGCAGCAG GTACCAAACTGAAGGACTTCGTTGCCACTTTGCAATCCGACAGCAACATCCAAGCTGAAATTGCAAAGCTTCGCCACGATGTGGAGGAATATGCGAAACAATTCCCAACAATTGGATTCGAGAAAGAGACCATGAAGTACAAGAACTAA